From Polaribacter haliotis:
AATAATTCTTTCTCAGTACACGATTTGTCCAAAAGTTTTGGAATGAGTAGAACCTCTTTATATATGAAGTTAAAAAACTTAGTCGATTTATCTCCACAAGATTTTGTTATACATACAAAATTAAAACAAGCAAAAAACTTATTAATTAAAGGTCAATTAAGTATTAAAGAAGTTGCTTATAGTTCTGGTTTTTCTAACCCAAAATATTTTAGTACTTCCTTTAAAAAATTCTACGGAAAAACGCCAAGCGCATTTATAGAGAGTCTAAAAAACACATCTTCTTAAAAAAAAGGAATCAAACAAAATAGTACCACCTTTTTTAACATTCTACACATAAACCTAGTAAAAATAGTTGTTTTGACAATTATTGAACCTTTTGTGATGTTTATTAAAATCTGTAATACGAAACTTTTGAATACTTTAGCCTTAAATAAATCAATCTTAATATATGAAAAAAATTTTTTATTCAATTTTGTTGCTTTTGCCAATCTCTTTTATGGCACAAACAACAATAAAAGGAAAAGTTATAGATGACACCAAATTTCCATTACCTGGTGCTTCTATTATTGTAAAAGGTACAAACACAGGCCAATCTACTGATTTCGATGGTTTATTTACTATTAATATAGATAAAACACCTGCTACTTTAATAATAAGTTATTTAGGGTATACTACACAAGAAGTTATTATTACTAACCAAAGAAATATTACTGTAGAGCTTAAACCAGATTCACAACAATTAGAAGAGATTGTAGTAATTGGTTATGGTAGTTCTACAAAATCTGATGTTACAGCTGCAATAACAACTGTAAAATTAGACACAGATAAAAAAGGTGGTATTGCTACTGTAGAATCTGTTTTAAAAGGAACATCTGGTTTAAATGTACTTTCTAATGGAGAACCTGGGTCTGCAGTATCTATTAACATTAGAGGAATATCTAGTTTAAGTGGCTCAAATCAACCACTTTATGTTATAGATGGTATTGTAATGGATAGTTCTGAAGAATTTTTAACAGATCCAACCAACTTCCAAACCAATAGTAAAAGTGGTGTTGGAGGAGTTGCACCTGAAGATATTGAATCTATACAAGTTTTAAAAGACGCATCTGCTACTGCTATCTATGGTTCTTTAGGAGCAAATGGAGTTATTTTAATTACCACAAGATCTGGAAAAAAAGGAGCGCCTAAATTTAAATTTTCTACTTCCACAACTGTTGGTAAAGCTGTTTTACCATACAATGTTTTAAGTACAGAAAAATTTGTTTCTTTTATGGCTGAAAAATATAAAGAAGATCCAAATTCTATTGCTGGTCCAGAATATCAATATCCAGTTGGTAGAAGTCCTTTTGAAATTAGACCTGATGGTTTATATAATTTTATTTCTAGAAATGATGATGATAATGATGGAAATTTAGATTTAATAGGTGTATATGAAGCAAGAGACTGGCCAAGCCTTTTTAGAACTAGTTTTTCTTCAAATAATAGACTTAATGTTTCTGGAGGTAGTGATAAAACAAAATATTATGCATCTGTAGGTTATTTACAAAGTGAAGGTATTATATCTAATATATACTTAAATAAATTTGATTTTAACGTAAATCTAAACCACAGAATAAACAGTAAATTAGAAATTGGTGCAAAACTTTCATTCACAAATTCAGAAAACTCAATAACGGGTGGTAGTGGAGCAAATGCTAATGAAACCAATTCTGTATACAGACATTTGTACAACGAATTTCCTTTAGAAATAAGAGAAAGTATTGCTCCTTTACAGGATGAAGGTTTTAGAATAAGCCCAAGAGGTTGGTTTAATGATTATGACAATATTTCTGAAGAAAATCGTTTTATAGGAAATTTATCTTTAAAATATCGTATTTCTAATTCTTTTACTTACGATCTTAAAATTGGTGGAGACAAAAGAAAAGCAAACTTAGACGTTTGGCAAGGTATTGGTACAAATAGTGGTTCTAATAGAGATGGGCGTTATGCTTTTTCTGAATTAGATCGATTAACATACAATATAGATCAAACTTTACTTTTTAGACCAAAAACAAAAGGCAATCATAGGTATTCTCTTCTTGCTGGTGTTGTTTACACAAATACCGACTCTGAAAAAAGTTACACAAGAGCTTCTAACTATTCTGTTGCAGGGCAATTAAATAGAGGAAGAGATTTTTTTGGAGCTAGTATAATAGAAGATACCGTTTTTAACTATGGTCCAGAAAAATTATTATCTTTTTTAGGAAGAGGAACTTACGCATTTAAAAACCGCTACAAAGTGTCTGGATCTTTAAGATATGATGGTTCGAGTAAATTTGTTGGTAAAAATAGATTTGGCCTTTTTCCTGCTATAAGTTTTGCTTGGGAAATGCATAAAGAACCTTTTTTAGTTGATAACAAACTAAACATTAACGAATTAAAATTTCGTTTTGGATATGGAGAAACAGGAAACCAAAGAGTTGGTAACAATTTAACAGCTGTTAACTATAGAATATCACCAGAAGGTTATGCCTCAAATGGAATATTATTACAAGCTTTTGAAAAAACAAATATTGCAAGTACAGATTTAACATGGGAAACTCAAAAACAATTTAATCTTGGGTTAGACTTTAAAATGTTTGACAGTAGATTAAATGTTACAGTAGATGCATACGATAAAACCTCAGATGATTTATTAAATACACTAAGTATTGGTGGAAGTTCTGGTGATGACTCTATTGTAATAAACCAAGGTTCAATCAAAAATAAAGGTGTAGAATTTTCTGTTAATGGAGATATTGTAAAAAACGAAAATTTTAATTGGAATTTATATGGAACTTATTCTTTTAATACTGTTAAAATTGAAAACCTTGGTTTAGAAGAAGGCCAATTTGGTTCTGAGGGTAGTTTCGTTGGTTATTTTGGTAGACCAATTCAAGTTACTAGTACAAATACAGTTCCAACAAATGTCTATTTAGAAGGACAAGCGCCAGGTTTATTATTTGGTTTTGCAACAGATGGTATTTTAACAGCTGCAGATATAGCTGCAGGTTCTCCAACCATTAATGGAGATGCCGCACAAGAAGGTTTTTATAAAATTATTGATAAAAATAACGATGGTAATATAACAAATGAAGACAAAGTAATTATGGTGACCCAAATCCAGATTTTACATTTTCTTTCGGAACAAATTTAGAATATGATAACTGGTCTTTAAGCGCTAATTTTTATGGGGTTGTAGGTAATGATCTTTACAATGCAAATTTTTTATCCGAGAATTATAGTGCAGAGAATAGATATAACAACGTTAGAGAATCTTATTTTCAAAATAGATATAGTTCTACAAACCCAACAGGAACTTTACCAGCAGTAAATCTACAAAATGCTACACTAAATGAAGTTGGTGTTTTAGATGTTGCTATTTCAGATGGTAGTTATTTAAGACTTCAAAATGTAAGTTTAGGTTACACAGTTCCTTTAGGAGAAAACTCAAAAATTACTACTTTAAAATTATTTACATCTATGAGTAATGTTTTTACTTGGACAAATTATAATGGTGTTGAACCAGAAATATCTTCCCTAAGATTTACTGCAGGTGTAGCTGGTGTAGACATTGGAACTCCTCCAAATCAAAGAACAATCTCAATTGGTGGTTCTATTAACTTTTAAAATAAAACAAAATGAAATATAAATTTATAATCTTTTTAGCTTGTTTTCAATTTCTAATATCTTGCGATAGCATATTAGAAGTAAATGATGACTTAGCAGATTTAGGAGCTTTAAACAACGAACTTTTATTTTCAACTGAAGAAAATGTAGAAAAAGTTGTAAATGGTGTGTACGCAAAATACGGATCAGAATTTTATCAAGGTGGAAATTTTTACCAAATGACAAGTGCAAATACTCCGTATTTTTCAAGTACAGGTGCTAAAGGTCTAGAATTTGGACAATTCGATATTTCTCCATCTTCAAAAAACTTAAATGATACCTGGGAAGAAATTTACAGTTGTATAGATAATGCGAATAATTTAATAGAAAACTTAAACAAGTTTGCTCCAAATTTTCCAAATACAACTAGGAGTTTAGGGCAAGCCCACTTTTTAAGAGCTTTAGCATATTTTGATTTAGTACGTGTTTGGAATGAAGTTCCATTGAGAACTGAAACAGCAAACCAAGAAACTTTATTTTTACCAAAATCATCAAAGGAAAAAATTTATAATCAAATTATTTCTGATCTTACAGCCGCAACTAGCGAGTTGCCATCCGAAGTATATATTATTGGTAGACCTCTTTCTTTTGCTGCAAATGGTTATTTAGCAAAAGTATATATGAAAATGGCTACAGAGTCTGGACTTTCTAAATCATCTCAAGAATATTGGGATTTGGCTTTTGATAATGCAAAAATAGTTTATGATTCTAAAAAATACAATTTACTTCCTAATTATGGAAATTTATTTATTGAAGGAAATGAAAATACAGCAGAAAGTATTTTCGAAATACAATATATTTCTACGGGTACATCAACAAAAAGTGGTCAGCATTCTACAATTGTAGGGCCTCAAGAATCTATCTATAATCAAAGAAGTAGTGGTGGGCAATTAAGGGTAAATAGATTGGCTTTGCACGACCATTATTTAGATTATAATATTGGTGTAAAAGATAATCATCCAGATTCTAGAATAGAACCTACATATATTCAAGATTCTTACGACGAAATTTTAGCACCTTTTAATAGCAGAAAAATATATCCTAAACAATTTTCTGGTGGTTTTGCAGTTAATTTTATAAAGAAATTTGCAGAAGCAAACAATACGAATATTAATTCAGATAGAAATAGAATTATTTTTAGATATGCAGATTTATTATTAATGCTTGCAGAAATTGAAAATGAGAGAAATAATTTCCCAGAATCTAAAGGATATATTAAAGAAGTTTTAGATAGAGCAAATACAACTTTATATGCCCAAGCTAACATAGATGCAATTGCAGGTGGAGACGATTTAAGAACAAGAATTGGTATAGAACGTGCTTATGAATTGTTAGGAGAAGGACAAGAATGGTTCGATTTAAGAAGAATTAAAAACGGAACAGTTACTTTTTTAGAAAATCGAATTTTAAGAAGACAAGATTTAATGACGGGTTCAGATTTATTTGACAAAAAAAATAAAACTAAATTTCATAACGTTTGGAATCCAGATTTATCGTTTGTAACTGGAGTAAAGTTAACTAAAAACTACTACTTCCCTATTCCAACTAACGAAATCATCGGAAATAATAAAATAACAAATGCAGACCAGAATCCAGGTTACTAATTAAAACAATTAATAATAAGCCTAATTAATTTTTTAATTAGGCTTTTATTTTCAAATCAACTACTACTTGTCTTTATCCAAATATATAATACGCATAACCTTTACAGTTATATTTATTTCCTCTTGTAACTCAAAACAAAAAGGAAGTATAAATGCTATTTATTTAGATTCTGCGAAATCGATTGATAACCGAATAAAAGACTTAATGTCTAGAATGACTTTGGAAGAAAAGGTCTATCAAATGTGCCAATATGTGGGTTTAGAACACATGAAAATTGCTGAGGCAAAAATCTCCAAAAAAGATTTAGATAAAAACGATGCTTTAGGATTTTACCATTATGATGGGTAATTCATCGTCTTCAAAAGACCAGAAAGAAACAAGTCTTTCTGTGAAAACTGCTATCCAACTAAAAGAATAATATGAAAAAATTTAAAAAAAATATCCCTACTGTTTTCATAGTTTTAACTGTTTTATTGACACTTTTTTATTGTGGAAATAAAAATATCAATCAGGTTGCACAAAACAAAATCATAAAAGAAAGACCAAATGTTATTTACATTATGGCAGATGATTTAACAACGCAAGCCATTAGTGCTTATGGAGGAATTTACAAAGACATTGCTCCTACCCCAAATATCGATAGATTAGCAAAAGAAGGAATGCTTTTTAACGATGTTTTATGTACAAATGCAATTTGTGGCCCATCAAGAGCAGCAATTCTTACAGGTAATTACAGCAATATAAATGGCTACTATAAAAATGAACGTGGAGGAACATTTGACAAAACGAAATGGACGTTTCCACAAGAATTTCAGAAAAACGGTTATCAAACAAGTTTATTTGGAAAATGGCATTTAGGAACAGAACCTCAAGGTTTTGATGTTTTTAAATATCATAATTCAGCTGGTCAACAAGGTCATTATTGGAATCCTATTTTTAATGAAAACGGAAAAGACGTTAAAGAAAAAGGATATTCAACTAATTTAAGTACAGATTTTGCAATGAATTGGTTGGAAAAAGATCGTAAACAAGACGATCCTTTCTTAATGGTTTTACAATATAAAGCACCTCACAGACCTTGGGAACCAGATACAAAATATGAGAAACTTTGGGACGATATAGAAATGCCTTATCCTTCAACTTTTAATGATACGTATGAAGGTAGAGAATTAACTGCAGGAGATACAGAAATGACAATGGATTATTTCTCTAGAAGAGATATGAAATTAGAAACCCCTGAACACTTAAAAAAAGATTGGAAAAATCGTTTAAGTTGGGAGTTTTACGGTGCAAAACGTGGTGAAATTGTACAACCAGAAAACATGTCTGCAGAAGAAGGTAAAAAATGGCGTTATCAAACGTATATAAAAGATTATTTAGCGTGTGTAAAATCTGTTGATGATAATATTGGTCGTGTTTTAAAATATTTAGATGATAATAATTTAACAGAAAATACAATTATCGTTTTAACATCAGACCAAGGATTTTATTTGGGCGATCATGGTTTTTTCGACAAACGTTTCATTTATGAAGAATCTTTAAGAATGCCTTTTATTGTTAGATATCCTAAGAAAGTAAAAGCAAAAACTGTAAATGAAGATGTAATTACAAATATCGATTTTGCACCTACTTTATTAGATTTGGCAGACATTAATACAGAAGAACAAATGCAGGGAAATAGTTTCAAACCCATGTTATTAGGTGAAACTCCTAAAAATTGGGAACAAGAAATGTATTACCATTATTATGAGTTCCCTTATTGGCATCATGTACAACCTCATTATGGAATTAGAACACAAAAATATACATTAGCACATTTCTATTATAATATTGATGTTTGGGAATTGTATGATTTAGAAAAAGACCCTAAACAAATGCACAATATTATTTTAGATCCACAATACACAAATGTTGTTGCGAACCTGAAAATTCAA
This genomic window contains:
- a CDS encoding SusC/RagA family TonB-linked outer membrane protein: MAQTTIKGKVIDDTKFPLPGASIIVKGTNTGQSTDFDGLFTINIDKTPATLIISYLGYTTQEVIITNQRNITVELKPDSQQLEEIVVIGYGSSTKSDVTAAITTVKLDTDKKGGIATVESVLKGTSGLNVLSNGEPGSAVSINIRGISSLSGSNQPLYVIDGIVMDSSEEFLTDPTNFQTNSKSGVGGVAPEDIESIQVLKDASATAIYGSLGANGVILITTRSGKKGAPKFKFSTSTTVGKAVLPYNVLSTEKFVSFMAEKYKEDPNSIAGPEYQYPVGRSPFEIRPDGLYNFISRNDDDNDGNLDLIGVYEARDWPSLFRTSFSSNNRLNVSGGSDKTKYYASVGYLQSEGIISNIYLNKFDFNVNLNHRINSKLEIGAKLSFTNSENSITGGSGANANETNSVYRHLYNEFPLEIRESIAPLQDEGFRISPRGWFNDYDNISEENRFIGNLSLKYRISNSFTYDLKIGGDKRKANLDVWQGIGTNSGSNRDGRYAFSELDRLTYNIDQTLLFRPKTKGNHRYSLLAGVVYTNTDSEKSYTRASNYSVAGQLNRGRDFFGASIIEDTVFNYGPEKLLSFLGRGTYAFKNRYKVSGSLRYDGSSKFVGKNRFGLFPAISFAWEMHKEPFLVDNKLNINELKFRFGYGETGNQRVGNNLTAVNYRISPEGYASNGILLQAFEKTNIASTDLTWETQKQFNLGLDFKMFDSRLNVTVDAYDKTSDDLLNTLSIGGSSGDDSIVINQGSIKNKGVEFSVNGDIVKNENFNWNLYGTYSFNTVKIENLGLEEGQFGSEGSFVGYFGRPIQVTSTNTVPTNVYLEGQAPGLLFGFATDGILTAADIAAGSPTINGDAAQEGFYKIIDKNNDGNITNEDKVIMVTQIQILHFLSEQI
- a CDS encoding RagB/SusD family nutrient uptake outer membrane protein is translated as MKYKFIIFLACFQFLISCDSILEVNDDLADLGALNNELLFSTEENVEKVVNGVYAKYGSEFYQGGNFYQMTSANTPYFSSTGAKGLEFGQFDISPSSKNLNDTWEEIYSCIDNANNLIENLNKFAPNFPNTTRSLGQAHFLRALAYFDLVRVWNEVPLRTETANQETLFLPKSSKEKIYNQIISDLTAATSELPSEVYIIGRPLSFAANGYLAKVYMKMATESGLSKSSQEYWDLAFDNAKIVYDSKKYNLLPNYGNLFIEGNENTAESIFEIQYISTGTSTKSGQHSTIVGPQESIYNQRSSGGQLRVNRLALHDHYLDYNIGVKDNHPDSRIEPTYIQDSYDEILAPFNSRKIYPKQFSGGFAVNFIKKFAEANNTNINSDRNRIIFRYADLLLMLAEIENERNNFPESKGYIKEVLDRANTTLYAQANIDAIAGGDDLRTRIGIERAYELLGEGQEWFDLRRIKNGTVTFLENRILRRQDLMTGSDLFDKKNKTKFHNVWNPDLSFVTGVKLTKNYYFPIPTNEIIGNNKITNADQNPGY
- a CDS encoding sulfatase family protein; translation: MKKFKKNIPTVFIVLTVLLTLFYCGNKNINQVAQNKIIKERPNVIYIMADDLTTQAISAYGGIYKDIAPTPNIDRLAKEGMLFNDVLCTNAICGPSRAAILTGNYSNINGYYKNERGGTFDKTKWTFPQEFQKNGYQTSLFGKWHLGTEPQGFDVFKYHNSAGQQGHYWNPIFNENGKDVKEKGYSTNLSTDFAMNWLEKDRKQDDPFLMVLQYKAPHRPWEPDTKYEKLWDDIEMPYPSTFNDTYEGRELTAGDTEMTMDYFSRRDMKLETPEHLKKDWKNRLSWEFYGAKRGEIVQPENMSAEEGKKWRYQTYIKDYLACVKSVDDNIGRVLKYLDDNNLTENTIIVLTSDQGFYLGDHGFFDKRFIYEESLRMPFIVRYPKKVKAKTVNEDVITNIDFAPTLLDLADINTEEQMQGNSFKPMLLGETPKNWEQEMYYHYYEFPYWHHVQPHYGIRTQKYTLAHFYYNIDVWELYDLEKDPKQMHNIILDPQYTNVVANLKIQLKGLMEKYENNKSLADFRKITDTDFGAIVENKSGEPSVQDIITNNKK